One Phycisphaerae bacterium RAS2 DNA window includes the following coding sequences:
- the gmhA1 gene encoding Phosphoheptose isomerase 1 yields the protein MEDLISKLIAEHRAALDRMDAARRGELREAAKLLSDCFKAGGAVYICGNGGSAADAQHIAGELTGRYLRERRALNCIALTVNTSNLTAIGNDYDFERVFARQVEAHGRRGDVLWAISTSGKSANVLRAIEAAKKLGMMVLGFAGATGGPMAALCDVCYRAPCETTYGIQQLHELGYHVVCDLVERAAEE from the coding sequence ATGGAAGACTTGATTTCAAAACTGATCGCCGAACATCGCGCCGCCCTGGACCGCATGGACGCCGCGCGGCGGGGCGAGCTGCGCGAGGCGGCGAAGCTGCTCTCCGACTGCTTTAAGGCCGGCGGCGCGGTCTACATTTGCGGCAACGGCGGCTCGGCGGCCGACGCCCAGCACATCGCCGGCGAACTCACCGGCCGATACCTCCGCGAACGGCGAGCACTCAACTGCATCGCCCTGACAGTCAATACGAGCAACCTCACTGCCATCGGGAACGACTACGACTTTGAGCGCGTGTTCGCGCGGCAGGTCGAGGCGCACGGCCGGCGCGGCGACGTGCTCTGGGCAATCAGCACGAGCGGCAAGAGCGCGAATGTCCTTCGTGCAATTGAGGCGGCGAAGAAGCTGGGCATGATGGTGCTGGGGTTCGCCGGCGCGACCGGTGGGCCGATGGCGGCGCTGTGCGATGTGTGCTATCGCGCGCCCTGCGAGACGACGTACGGCATCCAACAGCTGCATGAGTTGGGATATCACGTGGTCTGCGATTTGGTGGAACGTGCAGCAGAGGAATAG
- the cmoB gene encoding tRNA (mo5U34)-methyltransferase, with protein MFVYARVSEIDQWTLSGVWKAGWEDQYGWEYPWTYQKVLEYATPGARVLDVGAGTGQMAQKVFDDGPKLEVHMIDTKEAFETSGAFKPQLVYHEGLVGIGHAITPHYFDIIYSVSVLEHIYEAGGEAGMMSALEDMKNLLRPGGVMIHTMDLVLDPEVYRRWLGFSIERFITATGMEILPKYLGPAPTREAMLLDPDLYFVSPERAHAMRWCGRNVGLGYFRLTGIGFILRKPEA; from the coding sequence ATGTTCGTCTACGCGCGCGTTTCGGAAATCGACCAGTGGACCCTCTCCGGCGTCTGGAAAGCCGGGTGGGAGGATCAATACGGCTGGGAGTATCCGTGGACGTACCAGAAGGTGCTGGAATACGCGACGCCGGGCGCGCGCGTGCTGGATGTCGGCGCGGGCACGGGCCAGATGGCGCAGAAGGTCTTCGACGACGGGCCGAAGCTCGAAGTACACATGATCGACACGAAGGAAGCGTTTGAGACGTCGGGCGCGTTCAAGCCGCAACTGGTTTATCACGAGGGGCTGGTTGGCATCGGCCACGCGATCACGCCGCACTATTTCGACATCATTTACAGCGTCTCGGTGCTGGAGCACATTTACGAAGCCGGCGGCGAGGCGGGGATGATGAGCGCCCTGGAAGACATGAAGAACCTGCTGCGCCCCGGCGGCGTGATGATTCACACGATGGACCTTGTGCTCGATCCGGAGGTCTATCGGCGCTGGTTGGGGTTTTCCATCGAGCGGTTCATCACGGCGACCGGCATGGAGATTCTGCCGAAGTACCTGGGCCCCGCGCCGACACGCGAGGCGATGCTGCTGGACCCGGACCTGTACTTTGTCAGCCCCGAGCGGGCGCATGCAATGCGGTGGTGCGGCCGCAACGTCGGGTTGGGCTATTTCCGCCTGACCGGGATCGGCTTCATCCTGCGAAAGCCGGAGGCGTAG
- the tagH_2 gene encoding Teichoic acids export ATP-binding protein TagH codes for MTAAMPTADAAAAPPPADEPPVIAVNELTKIYKLYDKPTDRVREALSFDRRSYHTAFKAVDGVSFDVRRGEVVAVFGHNGSGKSTLLKLISGVLTPTSGTLQVRGRVSALLELGAGFNPELTGLQNVYLYGSMIGYARPQMEQRLDQILSFADIGDFINRPVKLYSSGMFCRLAFSTYIHVDPDVLLVDEVLAVGDIRFQLKCRDKLMQLRERGTTILYVSHSNPGFGDWAIIMDRGRIVERGPLANVWATYHRLMTDRDNAAAGSGRSDSAEASSSGATGVKTATVRTDIVTSEGFVRDNEEAKRAIAFTESKEFLDRVEGVRFGTGEARFVNTELLDDNDQRVTTGSWGQRLRYRLHLRIDKDVPFLSAGFMIRNALGHHLLGDETWSQRVPLVDLHAGDRVVLEFAFHLNLAAGEYTITPGSSYRNVEMPGEVAYYDWIDHCDTIAVTRHGRPFHAWYYVPTQITGRIDRASGIAPENVQRSVEKYVGMSKY; via the coding sequence ATGACCGCTGCCATGCCCACTGCCGACGCAGCCGCCGCGCCGCCCCCCGCCGACGAACCGCCGGTGATCGCGGTTAATGAATTGACAAAAATATATAAACTGTACGACAAGCCGACCGATCGCGTGCGCGAGGCCTTGAGCTTTGACCGCAGGAGCTATCACACGGCGTTCAAGGCCGTCGATGGCGTGTCGTTCGACGTGCGACGCGGCGAGGTCGTGGCCGTCTTTGGTCACAACGGCAGCGGGAAGAGCACGCTGCTGAAGCTCATCTCCGGCGTGCTGACGCCGACCAGCGGCACGCTTCAGGTGCGCGGGCGCGTCTCGGCCTTGCTCGAACTGGGTGCGGGCTTCAATCCGGAACTGACCGGGCTGCAGAATGTTTACCTCTACGGCTCGATGATTGGCTACGCCCGGCCGCAGATGGAACAACGGCTCGATCAGATCCTTTCGTTCGCGGACATCGGCGATTTCATCAACCGCCCGGTCAAACTCTATTCCAGCGGCATGTTCTGTCGCCTTGCGTTCTCCACATACATCCACGTCGATCCCGATGTGTTGCTCGTCGACGAGGTGCTCGCCGTCGGCGACATTCGCTTTCAACTCAAGTGCCGCGACAAGCTGATGCAACTCCGCGAGCGCGGCACGACGATCCTCTATGTCTCTCATTCCAATCCCGGATTCGGCGACTGGGCGATCATCATGGATCGCGGCCGGATCGTCGAGCGCGGTCCGCTGGCGAACGTCTGGGCAACCTACCATCGCCTGATGACCGACCGCGACAACGCCGCAGCAGGCTCCGGTCGATCCGACAGCGCGGAGGCATCGAGCTCCGGCGCAACCGGCGTCAAGACTGCCACGGTGCGGACGGACATTGTCACGTCCGAGGGGTTCGTGCGTGACAACGAGGAAGCCAAACGCGCGATCGCGTTCACCGAATCGAAGGAGTTTCTTGACCGCGTGGAAGGCGTCCGCTTCGGAACCGGCGAGGCGCGATTTGTGAACACCGAATTGCTCGACGACAACGACCAGCGCGTCACGACCGGCTCGTGGGGTCAGCGGTTGCGCTATCGGCTGCACCTCCGCATCGACAAAGACGTGCCGTTCCTGTCGGCCGGCTTCATGATTCGCAACGCCCTGGGGCATCATCTGCTGGGCGACGAGACATGGTCACAGCGTGTGCCGCTCGTGGACCTGCACGCCGGGGATCGGGTCGTGCTGGAGTTCGCGTTCCACCTGAACCTGGCGGCGGGTGAATACACCATCACGCCGGGATCGAGCTATCGCAACGTGGAGATGCCCGGCGAGGTGGCGTATTACGACTGGATCGATCACTGCGACACGATCGCGGTGACGCGGCATGGCCGACCGTTCCACGCGTGGTATTATGTGCCGACGCAGATCACCGGGCGGATCGACCGCGCGAGCGGCATCGCCCCGGAAAATGTGCAGAGGTCGGTTGAGAAATACGTTGGGATGTCGAAGTATTAG
- the hddC gene encoding D-glycero-alpha-D-manno-heptose 1-phosphate guanylyltransferase codes for MEAIILAGGIGSRLQSVVADVPKPMAEVAGRPFLEYQLDYLAWHGVSRVVLAVSHLHEKISGHFGAAYGGVELTYSIERERLGTGGGVKLAMAQVGGDDFLVLNGDSFFDAPLAELWQRHHECESPAPRDSNAAADRTHAAPHDMTIALKRVPDCSRFGSVETDANGRLVGWREKGIAGAGAINAGVYVVRRAFMESLPHASAFSLERDVMEREFASRRFVAVESDGYFIDIGVPEEYARAQTELPRIAAKYRR; via the coding sequence ATGGAAGCCATCATTCTCGCGGGCGGGATCGGCAGCCGGTTGCAGTCGGTCGTGGCGGATGTGCCCAAGCCGATGGCAGAGGTCGCCGGTCGGCCGTTTCTGGAATACCAGTTGGACTATCTCGCGTGGCATGGCGTTTCGCGCGTCGTGCTGGCGGTGAGCCACCTGCATGAGAAGATCAGCGGGCATTTCGGCGCGGCGTATGGAGGAGTGGAACTGACGTACAGCATCGAGCGCGAGCGGCTCGGCACCGGGGGCGGCGTAAAGCTGGCGATGGCGCAGGTCGGCGGCGACGATTTTCTCGTGCTCAACGGCGATTCGTTTTTCGATGCGCCGTTGGCGGAGCTATGGCAGCGGCATCACGAATGTGAATCGCCAGCCCCGCGCGATTCAAACGCTGCGGCGGATCGCACCCACGCCGCACCCCATGACATGACCATCGCGTTGAAGCGCGTGCCGGATTGCAGCCGATTCGGCAGCGTTGAGACGGACGCGAACGGCCGACTCGTCGGCTGGCGTGAAAAAGGAATCGCCGGCGCCGGCGCGATCAATGCCGGGGTGTACGTCGTGCGCCGGGCCTTCATGGAGAGCCTGCCGCACGCGAGCGCGTTCAGCCTCGAGCGCGATGTGATGGAGCGGGAGTTCGCATCGCGGCGGTTTGTTGCGGTTGAGAGCGACGGTTATTTCATCGATATCGGCGTGCCGGAGGAATACGCCCGGGCGCAGACGGAGCTGCCTCGCATCGCGGCAAAATACCGGCGGTAG
- the wbpD gene encoding UDP-2-acetamido-3-amino-2,3-dideoxy-D-glucuronate N-acetyltransferase has product MPNVCVVGAGRWGRNHIRTLHELGALGGIVDSSPLAQQTAAQTWPDVERFNDLTAALERSFDAFIVATPAETHFDLARQIIAARKHLLVEKPLTLRADEARELVRLADEARIRLMVGHVLLFHPAIERIKQVISAGTIGRLQYLYSHRLNLGTVRTEENILWSFAPHDISVFQYLVGKSPLQVDSHGGVFVTPGIHDTTMTTLVWPGNVVGHIFVSWLHPFKEQRLVVIGDKGMLTFEDHATDREVLFFRKGVDRVAGELRIRDADAERLDYPAEMPLTRELKYFLERIDPRHANSGSIEIAGGASAVEVLDILERATKCLDAAPTRTPGKEHHPPGAAGMIAAPSAGDAAFFVHPSSIIDDGATLGTGTKIWHFSHVQTGATIGRGVSIGQNVNVGPNVRIGDHCKIQNNVSIYEGVELEDYVFCGPSMVFTNIVRPRSKYPQRAAHLYQKTLVRHGASIGANATLVCPVTIGRHALVAAGAVVTRDVPDYALVAGVPAKQIGWVCECGESLPKAAARLACRKCRRVYRVAKKRLAPVEPK; this is encoded by the coding sequence ATGCCCAACGTATGCGTCGTCGGCGCGGGCCGATGGGGTCGAAATCACATTCGCACGCTGCACGAACTCGGCGCGCTGGGCGGCATCGTCGATTCGTCGCCGCTCGCACAACAGACCGCTGCACAGACATGGCCTGATGTCGAACGGTTTAACGATCTCACCGCCGCGCTCGAGCGGTCGTTCGACGCGTTCATCGTCGCCACGCCTGCCGAGACGCACTTTGACCTCGCCCGGCAGATCATCGCGGCGCGCAAGCACCTGCTCGTCGAAAAACCCCTGACACTCCGTGCCGATGAAGCCCGCGAACTCGTGCGACTCGCCGATGAAGCCCGCATCCGGCTCATGGTCGGCCACGTCCTGCTTTTTCATCCCGCCATCGAGCGGATCAAACAGGTCATTTCGGCCGGCACAATCGGCCGCCTGCAGTATCTTTACAGCCATCGATTGAACCTCGGCACCGTCCGTACCGAGGAGAACATTCTCTGGAGTTTCGCGCCGCACGATATTTCGGTGTTTCAATACCTCGTGGGTAAATCGCCGCTTCAAGTCGATTCTCACGGCGGTGTCTTCGTGACTCCGGGAATCCACGACACGACGATGACCACGCTCGTCTGGCCCGGCAACGTCGTCGGCCACATTTTTGTGAGCTGGCTGCATCCGTTCAAGGAGCAGCGGCTGGTCGTCATCGGCGACAAGGGCATGTTGACATTTGAAGATCACGCGACCGACCGCGAAGTGCTTTTCTTCCGTAAGGGCGTCGATCGTGTGGCCGGTGAGCTGCGCATACGAGACGCCGATGCCGAGCGGCTGGACTATCCCGCCGAGATGCCGCTGACGCGCGAATTGAAGTACTTCCTCGAGCGGATCGACCCGCGCCACGCGAACAGCGGCTCCATCGAGATTGCCGGCGGCGCATCAGCCGTCGAAGTGCTCGACATCCTCGAACGCGCGACGAAGTGCCTCGATGCAGCGCCGACGCGTACCCCGGGAAAGGAACACCACCCGCCCGGAGCAGCCGGCATGATCGCCGCGCCGAGCGCAGGGGATGCCGCCTTCTTCGTTCATCCCTCCAGCATCATCGACGACGGCGCGACGCTCGGCACAGGGACGAAGATCTGGCACTTCTCGCACGTTCAAACCGGTGCGACCATCGGCCGCGGCGTCAGCATCGGGCAAAACGTCAACGTCGGGCCGAATGTGCGCATCGGCGATCACTGCAAGATTCAGAATAATGTTTCCATCTACGAGGGCGTCGAGCTGGAGGATTATGTCTTCTGCGGCCCGTCGATGGTCTTCACGAACATCGTCCGCCCGCGCAGCAAGTACCCCCAGCGCGCCGCGCACCTGTATCAAAAAACGCTTGTCCGGCATGGTGCCAGCATCGGCGCGAACGCCACGCTCGTCTGCCCCGTCACCATCGGCCGCCACGCCCTCGTCGCCGCCGGCGCCGTCGTAACGCGGGACGTGCCCGACTACGCCCTGGTTGCCGGGGTGCCCGCGAAGCAAATTGGCTGGGTCTGCGAGTGCGGCGAGTCGCTGCCGAAGGCTGCCGCGCGCCTCGCTTGCAGGAAATGCCGGCGCGTCTATCGCGTCGCGAAGAAGCGTCTCGCTCCGGTGGAGCCGAAATGA
- the tagG_1 gene encoding Teichoic acid translocation permease protein TagG, translating to MRYAAEFGKFLSDTWRSRWLLYELTKNDFRGRYLGSALGIVWALVQPIVTLLIMWFVFARIYKSGQVSDKPFVLWLMAGIIPWYFISESMSGGTNSIVEKSFLVSKVAFRVSILPIVKISSAMVIHLFFFAIMIVILAAYGFPPDRYYLQIPYFWFATIIFLLGISWITAALTVFFRDVSYFVSVVLQFLFWLTPIFWSPEMVHDEKLRMLLKLNPLQYLVEGYRGCVIYQRWFWEPYKSMIYFWIVTALLFFGGAVIFRRLRPHFGDLL from the coding sequence ATGCGTTACGCGGCCGAGTTTGGGAAGTTCCTGTCTGACACGTGGCGCAGCCGCTGGCTGCTCTACGAACTGACCAAGAACGATTTTCGTGGGCGGTATCTGGGCAGCGCGCTCGGCATCGTCTGGGCGCTCGTGCAGCCGATCGTGACGTTGCTCATCATGTGGTTCGTGTTCGCTAGAATTTACAAGTCCGGACAAGTTAGCGACAAGCCGTTCGTGCTGTGGCTGATGGCGGGGATTATTCCGTGGTACTTCATCAGTGAGAGCATGTCAGGCGGCACGAACTCCATCGTTGAAAAAAGCTTCCTGGTCAGCAAAGTAGCGTTCCGAGTCAGCATACTCCCGATCGTCAAGATTTCCTCGGCGATGGTCATCCATCTGTTTTTTTTCGCCATTATGATTGTCATCCTGGCGGCATACGGATTTCCACCGGACCGATACTACTTGCAAATCCCGTATTTCTGGTTCGCGACGATTATTTTTCTTCTCGGTATCTCGTGGATCACCGCAGCCCTGACGGTCTTCTTTCGCGATGTGTCCTACTTTGTCAGCGTGGTGCTGCAATTCCTGTTCTGGCTGACGCCGATCTTCTGGTCGCCTGAAATGGTTCATGATGAAAAGCTGCGGATGCTGCTCAAGCTCAATCCATTGCAATACCTTGTCGAAGGCTATCGCGGTTGCGTGATTTACCAACGCTGGTTCTGGGAGCCGTACAAGAGCATGATTTACTTCTGGATCGTCACGGCCTTGCTCTTCTTCGGCGGTGCGGTCATCTTTCGCCGGTTGCGGCCGCACTTTGGTGATTTGCTGTAA
- the wbpI_2 gene encoding UDP-2,3-diacetamido-2,3-dideoxy-D-glucuronate 2-epimerase encodes MRVLTVVGARPQFIKAAPLSRALRLRHTEILVHTGQHYDYQMSQVFFEGLDIPQPDHELEVGSASHAEQTARMLAGLEKIMLDERPEIVVVFGDTNSTLAGAMAAAKLNIPIAHVEAGLRSFNRAMPEEINRILTDRVSTLLFCPTTTAVSNLHAEGVTFGLHFVGDVMFDVAKEAAAKLETGGLAQATLARFGVVMKQFLFCTIHRASNTDDPANLAAIFEALIEHNEPVVLPLHPRTRARLDQAGFAPRLAAAKHIILTEPLGYLDCIALQRAARLVLTDSGGIQKEACFFQVPCITLRNETEWVETVQSGWNVLTGAHTQRILTELRRAAPRETRSCLEMGMADGRAAERIAKKINRNELSPPPL; translated from the coding sequence ATGAGAGTCCTCACCGTCGTCGGCGCGCGCCCGCAATTCATCAAGGCCGCGCCGCTCTCGCGCGCCCTGCGGCTTCGTCACACCGAAATCCTCGTCCACACCGGCCAGCACTACGACTATCAGATGTCGCAGGTGTTCTTCGAAGGGCTGGACATTCCCCAGCCCGATCACGAACTGGAAGTCGGCTCCGCGTCGCACGCCGAGCAGACCGCGCGAATGCTCGCGGGGTTGGAAAAAATCATGCTCGACGAGCGGCCGGAGATCGTCGTCGTCTTCGGCGACACCAATTCGACGCTCGCCGGCGCGATGGCCGCCGCGAAGTTGAACATTCCGATTGCCCATGTCGAGGCCGGCCTGCGGAGCTTCAACCGCGCGATGCCGGAGGAGATCAATCGCATCCTGACCGACCGCGTCTCGACGCTGTTGTTCTGCCCAACCACGACGGCGGTGAGCAACTTGCACGCCGAAGGGGTCACGTTCGGACTTCATTTCGTCGGCGACGTGATGTTCGACGTGGCGAAGGAAGCCGCGGCCAAACTCGAAACGGGCGGGCTTGCGCAGGCCACTCTCGCGCGATTCGGCGTCGTGATGAAACAATTCCTGTTCTGCACGATCCACCGGGCGTCGAACACGGACGACCCCGCCAACCTGGCCGCGATCTTCGAAGCATTGATTGAACATAACGAGCCGGTCGTCCTGCCGCTTCATCCTCGCACGCGCGCGCGGCTGGATCAGGCCGGCTTTGCCCCGCGCCTCGCCGCGGCGAAACACATTATCCTCACTGAACCGCTCGGTTACCTCGACTGCATCGCCCTTCAGCGCGCGGCGCGGCTCGTGCTCACCGACAGCGGCGGCATTCAAAAAGAAGCATGCTTCTTCCAAGTGCCATGCATCACGCTGCGCAACGAAACTGAATGGGTCGAAACCGTGCAGAGCGGCTGGAATGTACTCACCGGCGCGCACACCCAGCGCATCCTCACCGAGCTGCGCCGTGCGGCCCCGCGCGAAACACGAAGCTGTCTGGAAATGGGCATGGCCGACGGACGGGCGGCCGAGCGCATTGCAAAGAAAATCAACCGGAACGAACTGTCGCCTCCACCGCTTTGA
- the gmhB gene encoding D-glycero-beta-D-manno-heptose-1,7-bisphosphate 7-phosphatase, with the protein MTTPAIFLDRDKTLIDDPGYLDHPDGVRLLPGVVEGLRRLKQAGYRLVVVTNQSAIARGKVTLAGLEAIHAELRRQLTAAGVELDAIYFCPYHPDGTVPPYNREHEERKPAPGMLLRAAREMDLDLAKSWMVGDRLRDIQAGHRAGCRTVLVRSDSTEPLNDFAGKDRPDFEADGLLAAADLILRT; encoded by the coding sequence ATGACTACACCCGCCATCTTCCTCGATCGCGACAAGACGCTCATCGACGATCCGGGCTATCTCGATCATCCCGACGGCGTGCGGCTGCTGCCCGGCGTCGTGGAGGGCTTGCGCCGATTAAAGCAAGCCGGCTACCGGCTCGTCGTCGTGACGAATCAATCCGCGATCGCGCGCGGCAAGGTGACACTCGCCGGGCTGGAGGCGATTCACGCCGAACTTCGGCGACAACTCACCGCCGCCGGTGTTGAACTCGACGCAATCTATTTTTGCCCCTACCACCCCGACGGAACCGTGCCGCCCTACAACCGCGAGCACGAGGAGCGAAAGCCCGCGCCGGGGATGCTCCTTCGCGCCGCGCGCGAAATGGACCTCGACCTCGCCAAGTCCTGGATGGTCGGCGATCGCCTCCGCGACATCCAAGCGGGCCACCGTGCGGGTTGTCGCACGGTACTGGTCCGCTCGGATTCGACCGAGCCATTGAATGACTTCGCCGGCAAGGATCGGCCGGACTTTGAGGCCGATGGTCTGCTGGCCGCCGCAGACTTGATTCTCCGCACCTAG
- a CDS encoding Undecaprenyl-phosphate mannosyltransferase, whose protein sequence is MPQWIRIPLSCGWVLSWTTATDPQAVRPRVQGAARAAKEFMEASQAVTPSDVERGRSGPPVLSIIIPVFNEVKTVRQVIEKVRAVPFPDPFEILVVNDGSTDGSEQVLRELPAWEDVRVLHHERNAGKGAAVQTALREIRGQYVVIQDADLELNPHDMLPLYEKVRGGAPVCYGSRFMGDNRRLHGRSTYWANRMLNMTCNMVNGIRLTDMNTCYKMMRADVARRLHVQSRGFAMEPEITTKLARLNVPIEELPISYIPREKSEGKKIRAMDFFRYLRAMGRYRFSSFDTGPVAAPPPSRGSSSHQA, encoded by the coding sequence ATGCCGCAATGGATTAGAATACCCCTCTCGTGTGGATGGGTGCTGTCATGGACGACCGCGACCGATCCGCAGGCAGTCAGGCCTCGCGTGCAAGGCGCGGCGCGCGCGGCGAAAGAATTCATGGAAGCATCCCAAGCAGTTACTCCCAGCGATGTCGAACGCGGCCGATCCGGTCCGCCCGTTCTGTCGATCATCATCCCCGTGTTCAACGAGGTGAAGACGGTTCGACAGGTGATCGAGAAGGTGCGCGCGGTTCCCTTTCCCGATCCGTTTGAGATACTCGTCGTGAATGACGGTTCGACCGACGGCAGCGAGCAGGTGCTGCGCGAGCTGCCGGCGTGGGAAGACGTTCGCGTGCTGCATCACGAGCGCAACGCGGGAAAGGGCGCTGCGGTGCAGACGGCCCTGCGCGAAATTCGCGGGCAGTACGTGGTCATCCAGGACGCCGACCTGGAGTTGAACCCGCACGACATGCTTCCGCTGTATGAGAAGGTCCGCGGCGGCGCGCCGGTCTGCTACGGTTCGCGCTTCATGGGAGACAATCGCCGGCTGCACGGTCGGTCCACCTACTGGGCCAACCGCATGCTGAACATGACCTGCAACATGGTGAACGGCATTCGCCTGACAGACATGAACACGTGCTACAAGATGATGCGTGCCGACGTGGCTCGGCGGCTGCACGTTCAGAGCCGCGGCTTCGCCATGGAGCCGGAGATCACCACCAAGCTCGCGCGGCTCAATGTGCCCATTGAGGAACTGCCGATCAGCTACATCCCGCGCGAAAAGTCCGAGGGCAAGAAAATTCGCGCGATGGACTTCTTTCGCTATCTTCGCGCGATGGGCCGCTATCGTTTCTCCAGCTTTGACACCGGCCCTGTCGCCGCCCCACCGCCCTCTCGAGGCTCCTCTTCTCACCAAGCATGA